The Streptomyces laurentii region GCCACCAGTGGGTGCGCCGACGGATCCAGGCCGGCGAGTTCCGCATCCAGCAGATGGACGTGCAGACCTACTTCTTCCGCCGCAGCAACCTCAACGCCCTGGGGCAGCAGCGCAGTTGGACCGACCACCTGCTGTGGCACCACGCCGCGCACACCGTCGACCTGTTCGCGTACCAGACCGGCTCGCCCATCGTGCAGGCCAACGCGATCCAGGGGCCGATCCACCCGGAGCTCGGCATCGCGATGGACATGTCGATCCAGCTGAAGGCGGCGAGCGGCGCGATCTGCACCCTCTCGCTCTCCTTCAACAACGACGGCCCGCTCGGCACCTTCTTCCGCTACATCGGCGACACCGGCACCTACCTCGCCCGCTACGACGAGCTGTTCACCGGCAAGGACGAGCCGATCGACGTCAGCGGCGTCGACGTCTCGATGGACGGCATCGAACTCCAGGACCGCGAGTTCGTCGCCGCCATCCGCGAAGGCCGCGAGCCGAACTCCTCCATCGCCCAGGTGATCTCCTGCTACCGGACGCTCGCCGCCCTGGAGGCTCAGCTCGACGCCGGCGCGGGCGCATGACCGCGACACCGGGCCGCACCCCGCGCCGGATCGGGCCGTTCGACGTCCCGGCGATCGGCCTGGGCTGCATGAACCTCAGCCACGCCTACGGCCTCCCGCCCACGCCAGAGGCCGCCGCGCGCCTGCTCCGCACAGCCCTGGACGAGGGCGTCACCCTCTTAAGCCAAGTTCCTGGACGGCGTGCGGGAGCAGGCCAATCGACTCATTGAGCAGTCTATGGAGGAGTGGGACCGCGTGAGCTGAGGATCGGCCCCTGCGGGCCGAGCCGGGGTTCTGGTCCGTGACTGGTCCGGAAGTACTGGTCAGGAGTGGGACACCGGTGGGATGAACCGGGAGTTTCGGTGTAAACATGACCCTCTGATGTGCGAGGCAAGCGAGAGGCGCCTGATGGGCAAAAACCCAGGTCAGGCGCCTCTTTATGTGCCCCTAGAAGAAGCCGAGCTTCTTCGGCGAGTACGAAACCAGCAGGTTCTTGGTCTGCTGGTAGTGCTCCAGCATCATCTTGTGGGTCTCTCGGCCGATGCCCGACTGCTTATAGCCTCCAAAAGCACTGTGTGCGGAGTTTGATGAAACTCCGTAGACACGGAAGGTGGCTGACCAGGGATTATGACGGACGTAGAGTGGCTTGATCACTGGCTGCAACGGGCTCCGGTCCTCTCCGAGGCGACTCTGGAGCGGGTTGTTGAGCCCCTAGTAGGGCTTGGTCAGGTTCGTGTTGGTGTTGCGTGTCCTGCGGGTTTGGTGTGTCGTTGGGGACGTGTGACGCCGGAGGAAATGTCAGCTGTGCGTGGCGAGTTGGAGGACTTCGCGGCAGAGGTCTTCGAGCCGTTCGCGCGTAATGATCAGCGTCGGTGGGGGCGGGTCTACCTGCGGGGCCTGCTCACGGACGGGCAGCGCAAGTCGGTCGAGCCGATGGCCACCCGGCTTGGCGAGGACGGGAACCGGCAGGCCCTGGCCCACTTCATCACCACCAGCCCATGGGACCCGGCGCATGTGAGGGCCCGGCTGGCCTGGAGGATGGAGAAGGCGATCCGGCCCACCGTGCTGATCTTCGATGACACCGGGTTCCTCAAGGACGGCAATGCCTCGGCGTGTGTGTCGCGGCAGTACACAGGCACGGCGGGCAAGGTCACCAACTGCCAGGTGGGCGTCTCGCTGCACCTGGCCTCGGATCATGCCTCGGCGGCAGTGGACTGGCGGCTGTTCCTGCCCGAGACCTGGGCGCCCGGGTCCGTGAAGGCGGATCCGGACAAGGTCGCCCGCCGCGCCGCATGCCGGATTCCCGATGACATCGGGCATGTGGAGAAATGGCAGCTCGCACTCGACATGCTCGACGAGACCCGCTCCTGGGGCATCGAGGTCCCGGTGGCCGTCGCGGACGCCGGATACGGCGACGCGGCCGCCTTCCGGCACGGCCTCCAGGCCCGCGGCCTCAACTACGTGGTGGGAATCTCCACCACCCTCTCGGCACAGCCCGGCCACGCGGTGCCGGTCGCAGAGCCGTACTCCGGGACCGGACGCCGGCCGGTGGCGAAGTACCCGGACAAGCCGCAGTCGGTGAAACAGCTGGTCATCGGGGCGGGCCGGAAGGCGGCGAAGCCGGTGCAATGGCGTGAGGGCTCCCGGCCCGGCACCGGCCGCAGCGGCTTCAAGCGGATGTACTCGCGGTTCGTGACTCTGCGGATCCGGCCTGCCGGACGAGAGGTCCGCCAGGCGGCCGACGGCCCGGAACTGCCCGAGTGCTGGCTCCTGGCCGAGTGGCCGGCCGGCCAGGCCGAACCCGTCCAGTTCTGGCTCTCCGACCTGCCCGCCGACACCCCGCTGACCACCCTGGTCCGCCTGGCCAAGCTCCGCTGGCGCATCGAACACGACTACCGCGAGATGAAACAGGCCCTGGGCCTGGCCCACTTCGAGGGCCGCACCTGGAACGGGTGGCACCACCACGTCACCCTCGTCTCCGTCGCCCACGCCTTCTGCACCTTGCAACGACTGGCCAGAGCCCCAAAAGACACGGCGCCGGCCTGAGCCTCTACCGCATCGTCCGCGAGCTACAGACCCTCCTCGCGACATGGACCGGCGTCTGCCCCACCTGTCACCGCGGCATACCCACACCAACACCAACCTGACCAAGCCCTACTAGTGCCGCATCAGGCAACGTTTGCCCTGGTGACGACTTCGCGTAGGCGTTGGTCGGTGGCGTGCTTGTTCCGCCAGATGAGGTAGCGGCGGATCATGCTGCCCTGGGCCTTGTGGCTGGGGTGGTCGGTGCCGTCTAGGGCGAAATAGCGCAGGGCGGTGAACTGGGCCTCGATCCGGTTGAG contains the following coding sequences:
- a CDS encoding aldehyde dehydrogenase (Aldehyde dehydrogenase family; pfam00171;~PFAM: Aldehyde Dehydrogenase_; KEGG: mex:Mext_3423 aldehyde dehydrogenase;~Ralstonia eutrophus NAD+-dependent acetaldehyde dehydrogenase II-like; cd07116;~aldehyde dehydrogenase [Methylobacterium sp. 4-46];~identified by MetaGeneAnnotator; putative) encodes the protein MQPVIKPLYVRHNPWSATFRVYGVSSNSAHSAFGGYKQSGIGRETHKMMLEHYQQTKNLLVSYSPKKLGFF
- a CDS encoding transposase (DDE superfamily endonuclease; cl17874;~Transposase DDE domain; pfam01609;~identified by MetaGeneAnnotator; putative;~transposase [Streptomyces davawensis JCM4913]) — encoded protein: MRGELEDFAAEVFEPFARNDQRRWGRVYLRGLLTDGQRKSVEPMATRLGEDGNRQALAHFITTSPWDPAHVRARLAWRMEKAIRPTVLIFDDTGFLKDGNASACVSRQYTGTAGKVTNCQVGVSLHLASDHASAAVDWRLFLPETWAPGSVKADPDKVARRAACRIPDDIGHVEKWQLALDMLDETRSWGIEVPVAVADAGYGDAAAFRHGLQARGLNYVVGISTTLSAQPGHAVPVAEPYSGTGRRPVAKYPDKPQSVKQLVIGAGRKAAKPVQWREGSRPGTGRSGFKRMYSRFVTLRIRPAGREVRQAADGPELPECWLLAEWPAGQAEPVQFWLSDLPADTPLTTLVRLAKLRWRIEHDYREMKQALGLAHFEGRTWNGWHHHVTLVSVAHAFCTLQRLARAPKDTAPA
- a CDS encoding oxidoreductase domain-containing protein (Oxidoreductase family, NAD-binding Rossmann fold; pfam01408;~PFAM: Oxidoreductase, N-terminal; Oxidoreductase, C-terminal; KEGG: dac:Daci_4444 oxidoreductase domain-containing protein;~Predicted dehydrogenases and related proteins [General function prediction only]; COG0673;~identified by MetaGeneAnnotator; putative;~oxidoreductase domain-containing protein [Delftia sp. Cs1-4]) gives rise to the protein MTDDRTVRVALAGGGAFGAKHAAALRRIKGVEVTAVVSSTLDRAQAFAAEHGIGRGVATLDEALAMDDVDAVILATPTPMHAAQTLACLEAGKHVQTEIPLAASLADAEECLIAQQRTGLVAMVGHTRRFNPSHQWVRRRIQAGEFRIQQMDVQTYFFRRSNLNALGQQRSWTDHLLWHHAAHTVDLFAYQTGSPIVQANAIQGPIHPELGIAMDMSIQLKAASGAICTLSLSFNNDGPLGTFFRYIGDTGTYLARYDELFTGKDEPIDVSGVDVSMDGIELQDREFVAAIREGREPNSSIAQVISCYRTLAALEAQLDAGAGA